Genomic window (Subtercola endophyticus):
ATGCTGGCAAAGGGCCTCACTCCGGCCGACATCTACCGACACCTGTAGCCCATCATTCGATGCGCCCCTGCCGCATCGAATGATCGGCCGAACTATCGAGCAGGCAGAGCGAAGATTTCTATCTCAAAGCACATGCGTCCCACACTCTTGAAAGCCAGAAAATGCTGAAAATCGCGGTGCCCAACAAGGGCTCCCTGTCAGAAACCGCCGCCCAGATGCTCGCCGAAGCGGGCTACAACGGTCGGCGCGACCCGCGCGAGCTGGTGATTCAAGACCCGAAGAACGACGTCGAGTTCTTCTACCTGCGCCCCCGCGACATCGCCACCTACGTGGGCTCCGGTGCGCTCGACGTGGGTATCACGGGCCGCGACCTGCTGCTCGACTCCGAGTCGCCGGCGGTCGAGGTTGCCGAGCTGAATTTCGGCGAGTCGACTTTTCGCTTCGCTGGTCCCGGCGGCGCTTTCGACTCTCTCGAACAGCTGCAGGGCCGTCGCGTAGCAACAAGCTATCCGGGCCTCGTCGGGGCCTTTCTGGCCGAGAGCAATGTGACGGCGACTCTGGTCAAGCTCGACGGCGCCGTCGAATCGGCCGTGCGCCTGGGTGTTGCGGATGCCGTGGCCGACGTCGTCTCGACCGGAAGCACTCTGCGCAAAGCCGGCCTCGAGATCTTCGGGCCGGTGATTTTGCAGAGTACCGCGGTGCTCATCAGCTCGGTGTCGCTCAGTTCAGGGTCGCTCGATGAAGGCACTCAGACACCCGGCGCTCTCACTCTGTTGCGGCGCCTTCAGGGCGTGTTGCTCGCCCGTCAGTAC
Coding sequences:
- the hisG gene encoding ATP phosphoribosyltransferase — protein: MLKIAVPNKGSLSETAAQMLAEAGYNGRRDPRELVIQDPKNDVEFFYLRPRDIATYVGSGALDVGITGRDLLLDSESPAVEVAELNFGESTFRFAGPGGAFDSLEQLQGRRVATSYPGLVGAFLAESNVTATLVKLDGAVESAVRLGVADAVADVVSTGSTLRKAGLEIFGPVILQSTAVLISSVSLSSGSLDEGTQTPGALTLLRRLQGVLLARQYVLMDYDVPRIHLDAASALTPGIESPTISPLADPDWVAVRAMVPRLETNLIMDALWEVGARAILVSPIHAVRM